A genomic window from Mesorhizobium sp. CAU 1732 includes:
- a CDS encoding NAD-glutamate dehydrogenase, giving the protein MAAGKKASSSAKEAKGAAALKLADLLKARAPAEDIAEYDLPVVEHAASLAYAALKKHRRGDSVIAIDTDPTIVRRGRPLTVITVVNDNMPFLFDSILGEITETAGEPTLVLHPVILVKHDRAGVAQLIGDGSAGRSEPDADRVSLIHVHVGRLGEEAARTLKARLAHILTQVRAAVTDWKHMLARLDQAIHDFRYAPVPLNRDDVTEAIAFLEWLRDDNFTFLGMREFKYSGGEKSGTLERSKKTGLGILADPDVLVLRRGTEAVTTTPEIRAFLHGPEPLIVTKANAKSVVHRRIYLDYIGVKTFDAKGKLTGELRIVGLFTSTAYTRSVMKIPYLRSKVNAVIAKSGFDPGDHSGKALTNVLESYPRDELFQISVPILRKHAEAILALGERPRVRVLFRVDQFDRFVSVIVFVPRDRYDSHVRERIGTFLKTVFDGRLSAYYPAFPEGGLARVHFIIGRSGGKTPKVVASTLEAGLRSIVRTWEDALRDAASDGQTVPDLLSIANRLPQSYRNSFSAETGLRDAGRIATISEASPIAIDFYHLQDHDQTGAALKIYHRGEPVALSRRVPLLENMGFRVISERTFEIRPGDGDVPVFIHDMELANAFGQPIDLSDGGELLEEVFLSIWRGQTDNDGYAALVQTAGLRSAQIQLLRAYGRYLQQAGIPQSQDFIAAVLNRYPDIARALFELFAARFDPTLQKESEVTAKHLKAAIKDALDEVPSLDDDTIIRRYQNLIEVSLRTNFYMGETDAPRSLAIKLDSRSITGLPEPRPWREIFVYGPEVEGVHLRFGSVARGGLRWSDRAQDYRTEVLGLVKAQQVKNAVIVPVGAKGGFFPRKLPAGASRGAIFEAGKSAYVNFVSSLLSITDNLHDGKVVPPSDVIRRDGDDPYFVVAADKGTATFSDTANAISQAHDFWLDDAFASGGSAGYDHKKMGITARGAWEAVKRHFREMNKDIQSEPFTVAGVGDMSGDVFGNGMLLSPCIKLVAAFDHRDIFIDPTPDAASSFGERQRLFDNPQLNWQDYDRSKLSEGGAIISRTQKSVSLSAQAAEAIGLGKTTASPSEIMNAILKMPIDLLWFGGIGTYVRGAAESNADAGDRANDAIRVTAREVRAKVVGEGANLGMTQRARIEYGLAGGRCNSDAIDNSGGVNSSDVEVNIKIALAAAMRKGSLTRPARNKLLADMTEEVAALVLANNYEQTLAISLTRRRGLADLAHQERFMQALEARGLLDRAVEVLPGTQTLAEREARGEPLTRAEIGVLLAYAKIVLFDDVVASDLPDDPHFETDLMSYFPGKMAKKYAAEIMGHRLRREIIATVLGNDAINRGGPSFISRMQDLTGRSAADVVAAFAVVRDGFDLPALYAEIDALDTRVEGDVQLELYSSVGRLVHSATAWFLKNDDNSASLATRIGRLRDARKALDGKIPAMLPDFTKERLADRAHGWFKAGVPEKLAQRIAFLNIAELIPDIARVAELAKADLVAAAHAFFGVTDAFRVGRISDAARSITPADYYDGLALSRATETIGTARRGMAVSALAGFGKEAKPVEAWLEAGGERLARTRDRLQALTEGGDLTVSRLTVASGLMSDLS; this is encoded by the coding sequence ATGGCAGCGGGCAAGAAGGCGTCGTCATCCGCAAAGGAGGCGAAGGGCGCGGCTGCGCTTAAACTCGCCGATCTCCTGAAGGCGCGTGCTCCCGCCGAGGACATCGCCGAATACGACCTGCCCGTCGTCGAGCATGCCGCCTCGCTCGCCTATGCCGCGCTGAAGAAGCATCGCCGCGGCGACAGCGTCATCGCGATCGACACCGATCCCACCATCGTGCGCAGGGGCAGGCCGCTGACGGTCATCACCGTCGTCAACGACAACATGCCCTTCCTGTTCGATTCGATCCTGGGCGAGATCACGGAGACGGCGGGCGAGCCGACGCTCGTGCTGCATCCGGTGATCCTCGTCAAGCATGACAGGGCCGGCGTGGCGCAGCTCATCGGAGACGGTTCGGCCGGCCGATCGGAGCCGGATGCCGATCGCGTCAGCCTGATCCATGTCCATGTCGGGCGGCTGGGCGAAGAGGCCGCACGCACGCTCAAGGCGCGCCTCGCGCATATCCTGACGCAGGTTCGCGCGGCGGTCACCGACTGGAAGCACATGCTTGCCCGGCTCGACCAGGCGATCCACGATTTCCGCTATGCGCCGGTGCCGCTCAACCGGGACGACGTGACCGAAGCGATCGCGTTCCTCGAATGGCTGCGCGACGACAATTTCACCTTTCTCGGCATGCGCGAGTTCAAATATTCGGGCGGCGAGAAAAGCGGCACGCTGGAGCGCTCGAAGAAGACGGGGCTCGGCATTCTCGCCGATCCGGACGTTCTGGTGTTGCGGCGCGGCACGGAGGCGGTCACCACCACGCCTGAAATCCGCGCCTTCCTGCATGGGCCGGAACCGCTCATCGTCACCAAGGCGAACGCCAAGTCGGTGGTGCACCGCCGCATCTATCTCGACTATATCGGCGTCAAGACGTTCGATGCGAAGGGCAAGCTGACGGGCGAACTGCGCATCGTCGGGCTGTTCACGTCCACGGCCTACACGCGCTCGGTGATGAAGATCCCGTATCTGCGTTCCAAGGTGAATGCGGTGATCGCGAAATCGGGCTTCGATCCGGGCGACCATTCCGGCAAGGCGCTGACGAACGTGTTGGAATCCTATCCGCGCGACGAGCTGTTCCAGATCAGCGTGCCGATCCTGCGCAAGCATGCCGAAGCGATCCTCGCGCTGGGCGAGCGCCCGCGCGTCCGCGTCCTGTTTCGCGTCGACCAGTTCGACCGCTTCGTGTCGGTCATCGTGTTCGTGCCGCGCGACCGTTACGATTCGCATGTGCGCGAACGCATCGGCACGTTCCTGAAGACGGTGTTCGACGGGCGCCTGTCGGCCTATTATCCCGCATTCCCTGAAGGCGGGCTGGCGCGTGTCCATTTCATCATCGGGCGTTCCGGCGGCAAGACGCCGAAGGTCGTTGCATCGACGCTCGAGGCCGGCCTGCGCTCCATCGTGCGGACCTGGGAAGATGCGCTGCGTGATGCTGCGTCCGACGGCCAGACCGTCCCCGATCTCCTCTCGATCGCCAACCGGCTGCCGCAGAGCTATCGCAACTCGTTCTCGGCGGAAACGGGCCTGCGCGATGCAGGCCGCATCGCGACGATCAGCGAAGCGAGCCCGATCGCGATCGACTTCTATCATCTGCAGGATCACGACCAGACCGGCGCCGCGCTGAAGATCTACCATCGCGGGGAACCGGTGGCGCTGTCGCGGCGCGTGCCGCTGCTGGAGAATATGGGGTTCCGGGTCATCTCTGAACGGACCTTCGAGATCCGCCCCGGCGATGGTGACGTGCCCGTCTTCATCCACGACATGGAACTGGCCAACGCGTTCGGGCAGCCGATCGATCTCAGCGACGGCGGCGAATTGCTCGAAGAGGTCTTCCTGTCGATCTGGCGCGGCCAGACCGACAATGACGGCTATGCCGCCCTCGTCCAGACGGCCGGCCTGCGCTCGGCTCAAATCCAGCTTCTGCGTGCCTATGGGCGCTATCTGCAACAGGCGGGCATCCCGCAGAGCCAGGATTTCATCGCCGCCGTCCTCAACCGCTATCCGGACATCGCGCGTGCGCTGTTCGAGCTCTTCGCGGCACGGTTCGACCCAACTCTCCAGAAGGAAAGCGAAGTCACCGCGAAGCACCTCAAGGCCGCGATCAAGGATGCGCTGGACGAGGTTCCGAGCCTCGACGACGACACGATCATTCGCCGCTACCAGAACCTGATCGAGGTGTCGCTGCGCACGAACTTCTACATGGGCGAGACCGACGCGCCGCGGTCGCTGGCGATCAAGCTCGATTCGCGTTCGATCACCGGCCTTCCGGAGCCGCGCCCGTGGCGCGAAATCTTCGTCTACGGGCCGGAGGTGGAAGGCGTGCATCTGCGCTTCGGATCCGTCGCGCGTGGCGGCCTTCGCTGGTCGGACCGCGCGCAGGATTACCGCACCGAGGTGCTCGGCCTCGTCAAGGCGCAGCAGGTGAAGAACGCCGTGATCGTGCCGGTGGGCGCAAAGGGCGGGTTCTTCCCGCGCAAACTTCCGGCCGGCGCCAGCAGAGGCGCGATCTTCGAGGCAGGCAAGAGCGCCTATGTGAACTTCGTGTCGAGCCTCTTGTCGATCACCGACAATCTGCATGACGGCAAGGTGGTGCCCCCCTCTGACGTGATCCGCCGGGATGGCGACGATCCGTATTTCGTCGTTGCCGCCGACAAGGGCACGGCGACCTTCTCCGACACCGCAAACGCCATCAGCCAGGCGCATGATTTCTGGCTCGACGACGCGTTCGCGTCCGGCGGCTCGGCCGGCTACGACCACAAGAAGATGGGCATCACGGCGCGCGGCGCATGGGAGGCCGTGAAGCGTCATTTCCGCGAGATGAACAAGGACATCCAGTCGGAACCCTTCACCGTCGCCGGCGTCGGCGACATGTCGGGCGACGTCTTCGGCAATGGCATGCTGCTCTCGCCCTGCATCAAGCTGGTCGCCGCCTTCGATCATCGCGACATCTTCATCGATCCGACGCCTGACGCGGCCTCGTCCTTCGGGGAACGCCAGCGTCTCTTCGACAATCCGCAGCTCAACTGGCAGGATTACGACCGCTCGAAGCTTTCCGAAGGCGGCGCGATCATCTCGCGTACGCAGAAGTCGGTGTCGCTCAGCGCGCAGGCGGCGGAAGCGATCGGGCTCGGCAAGACGACCGCATCGCCGAGCGAGATCATGAACGCGATCCTCAAGATGCCGATCGACCTTCTCTGGTTTGGCGGCATCGGGACCTATGTGCGTGGCGCGGCGGAATCGAACGCGGATGCCGGCGACCGCGCCAACGACGCCATTCGCGTCACGGCGCGCGAGGTTCGCGCCAAGGTGGTCGGCGAGGGCGCCAATCTCGGCATGACCCAGCGCGCCCGCATCGAATACGGGCTGGCCGGCGGGCGCTGCAATTCGGATGCGATCGACAATTCCGGCGGCGTGAACTCGTCGGACGTCGAGGTCAACATCAAGATCGCGCTCGCAGCCGCCATGCGGAAAGGATCGCTGACGCGGCCCGCCCGCAACAAGCTTCTGGCCGACATGACCGAAGAGGTGGCGGCGCTCGTTCTCGCCAACAATTACGAGCAGACGCTCGCCATCTCGCTGACGCGTCGCCGCGGACTTGCCGATCTCGCGCATCAGGAACGCTTCATGCAGGCGCTGGAGGCGCGGGGGCTGCTCGACCGCGCGGTGGAGGTTCTGCCGGGCACGCAGACGCTCGCTGAGCGAGAAGCGCGGGGCGAACCGCTGACGCGGGCCGAAATCGGCGTGCTGCTCGCCTATGCCAAGATCGTGCTGTTCGACGACGTGGTGGCGAGCGATCTGCCGGACGATCCGCATTTCGAAACCGACCTGATGAGCTATTTCCCGGGCAAGATGGCCAAGAAATACGCCGCCGAGATCATGGGACACCGGTTGCGCCGCGAGATCATCGCCACCGTGCTCGGCAACGACGCGATCAATCGGGGCGGGCCGTCCTTCATCAGCCGCATGCAGGATTTGACGGGGCGGTCGGCCGCCGATGTGGTGGCGGCGTTCGCCGTTGTGCGCGACGGGTTCGACCTGCCGGCTCTCTATGCGGAGATCGATGCGCTCGACACCAGGGTCGAGGGCGATGTCCAGCTCGAGCTCTACTCGTCGGTCGGCAGGCTGGTCCATTCCGCGACCGCCTGGTTCCTCAAAAACGACGACAATTCCGCATCGCTCGCAACGCGAATCGGCCGCCTCAGGGATGCGCGCAAGGCTCTGGACGGCAAGATCCCCGCCATGTTGCCCGACTTCACGAAAGAGCGGCTTGCCGATCGGGCGCACGGGTGGTTCAAGGCGGGCGTGCCCGAGAAGCTCGCCCAGCGCATCGCCTTCCTCAACATCGCGGAGCTGATCCCGGACATCGCGCGGGTGGCCGAGCTTGCGAAGGCCGATCTGGTGGCCGCCGCGCACGCGTTCTTCGGCGTGACGGATGCGTTCCGCGTCGGGCGGATTTCGGATGCAGCGCGCTCGATAACGCCTGCCGACTATTACGACGGGCTGGCGCTCTCGCGCGCTACCGAGACGATCGGCACCGCGCGGCGCGGCATGGCGGTGTCGGCGCTTGCCGGTTTCGGCAAGGAGGCCAAACCTGTCGAGGCCTGGCTGGAGGCCGGGGGCGAGCGTCTTGCACGCACGCGGGACCGGCTCCAGGCGCTGACGGAGGGCGGAGATCTCACCGTGTCGCGTCTGACAGTAGCGTCCGGCCTGATGTCTGATCTAAGTTGA
- a CDS encoding DUF1062 domain-containing protein: MPDFPKGRASAHVGHPHCYLDIVSTTSPVLLLHCSRCDGDRHFTSSGKFRLNANGKKLDAWLVYRCDACDNSWNRSIFERRSRSEIEPALIESLHANDPVLAGRIACDLSGTGLRVSRSETTILRQALAPICKEPEVLVINIALAAGPSGRADRLIAHGLGLSRGEVEALASSGRLVIADAGRKALSRPLRNGIWVTLDVSGRADRSAIAARARGE; the protein is encoded by the coding sequence TTGCCGGACTTCCCCAAGGGAAGGGCAAGCGCTCATGTCGGGCACCCTCACTGTTATCTGGACATCGTATCCACCACATCACCCGTACTTCTCCTGCATTGCAGCCGCTGCGACGGGGACCGTCATTTCACCAGCAGCGGCAAGTTCCGCCTCAACGCCAATGGCAAGAAGCTGGATGCCTGGCTCGTCTATCGTTGCGATGCCTGTGACAACAGTTGGAACCGCTCCATCTTCGAACGAAGAAGCCGGAGCGAGATCGAGCCGGCGCTGATCGAATCCCTGCACGCCAATGATCCCGTTCTGGCTGGGCGTATCGCCTGCGACCTCTCGGGCACGGGATTGCGAGTGAGCCGGTCCGAAACCACCATTCTCAGGCAGGCGCTCGCGCCGATTTGTAAGGAACCGGAAGTGCTGGTCATCAACATCGCACTGGCTGCGGGACCGAGCGGGCGGGCCGACAGACTGATCGCACACGGGCTTGGCCTGTCGCGCGGTGAGGTGGAAGCCCTCGCATCCTCAGGGCGTCTCGTTATCGCGGATGCCGGCAGGAAAGCCCTTTCGCGGCCGCTGCGGAATGGAATCTGGGTAACACTCGACGTATCCGGACGAGCGGACAGGTCCGCAATCGCCGCGCGGGCGAGGGGCGAGTGA
- a CDS encoding LysE family translocator, translated as MDPAFLITALVVVASPGTGVIYTLAVALGRGAAASVSASFGCTLGIVPHMAAAILGLAALMHTSAVLFQIVKFAGVAYLLWMAWNTLKEKGMLSAEPERARLSHGAIIRRGVLTNILNPKLSIFFLAFLPQFVPVGDPAPTLTMLWLGFIFMVMTFVVFVIYGQCAALVRGKVLGSRTAMAWLRRSFAAAFALLGLRLAFTTR; from the coding sequence ATGGATCCGGCCTTCCTCATCACCGCGCTCGTCGTGGTCGCCTCGCCCGGTACCGGGGTGATCTATACGCTCGCGGTGGCGCTGGGGCGTGGGGCCGCCGCATCCGTCTCCGCCTCGTTTGGCTGCACGCTCGGCATCGTGCCGCATATGGCGGCTGCTATCCTCGGCCTTGCGGCGCTCATGCACACGAGCGCGGTGCTGTTCCAGATCGTGAAGTTCGCGGGCGTCGCCTATCTGCTCTGGATGGCGTGGAACACGCTCAAGGAGAAGGGCATGCTGAGCGCCGAGCCCGAACGCGCCCGGCTCTCGCATGGCGCGATCATCAGGCGGGGTGTTCTGACCAACATCCTCAACCCGAAACTGTCGATCTTCTTCCTGGCGTTCCTGCCTCAGTTCGTCCCGGTCGGCGATCCCGCGCCGACACTCACCATGCTCTGGCTGGGCTTCATCTTCATGGTGATGACCTTCGTCGTCTTCGTTATCTACGGCCAATGCGCGGCGCTGGTGCGCGGCAAGGTGCTCGGTAGCCGCACGGCGATGGCATGGCTGCGGCGCAGCTTCGCCGCCGCTTTCGCGCTTCTGGGACTGCGCCTGGCGTTTACGACGCGCTGA
- the typA gene encoding translational GTPase TypA — protein MKLRNIAIIAHVDHGKTTLVDELLKQSGSFRENQRVAERAMDSNDLEKERGITILAKATSVDWKDTRINIVDTPGHADFGGEVERILSMVDSAIVLVDAAEGPMPQTKFVVGKALKVGLKPIVVINKIDRPDARHVEVVNEVFDLFAALDATDEQLDFPILYGSGRDGWVSENPEGPKDQRLAPLFDLVLKHVPEPTVEPGPFRMIGTILEANPFLGRIITGRIASGTLKSNQAVKVLHHDGTQIETGRISKILAFRGLERQPIEEAQAGDIVAIAGLSKGTVADTFCDLSVSEPMQAQPIDPPTVTMSFIVNDSPLAGTEGDKVTSRVIRDRLLKEAEGNVALKIEESADKDSFYVSGRGELQLAVLIETMRREGFELAVSRPRVVMQKDEDGNLLEPIEEVVIDVDEEHSGVVVQKMSERKADMVELRPSGGDRQRLVFHAPTRGLIGYQSELLTDTRGTAVMNRLFHSYQAYKGELAGRTNGVLISNEQGESVAFAMWNLEDRGPMVIDAGVKVYQGMIIGIHSRDNDLEVNVLKGKKLTNIRAAGKDEAVRLTPPIRMTLERALAWIQDDELVEVTPKTIRLRKLYLDPNERKRFEKSKAVAGAA, from the coding sequence ATGAAGCTCCGCAACATCGCGATCATCGCGCACGTCGACCATGGAAAAACGACCCTCGTCGACGAACTTCTGAAGCAGTCGGGCTCGTTCCGCGAGAACCAGCGCGTCGCCGAGCGCGCCATGGACTCGAACGACCTCGAAAAGGAGCGTGGTATCACCATCCTCGCCAAGGCGACCTCGGTCGACTGGAAGGACACGCGCATCAATATCGTCGATACGCCGGGCCACGCCGATTTCGGCGGCGAGGTCGAGCGCATCCTGTCGATGGTGGATTCCGCCATCGTGCTCGTCGATGCCGCCGAAGGCCCGATGCCGCAGACCAAGTTCGTCGTCGGCAAGGCATTGAAGGTGGGGCTCAAGCCCATCGTCGTCATCAACAAGATCGACCGTCCCGATGCGCGCCACGTCGAAGTGGTCAACGAGGTGTTCGACCTGTTCGCCGCGCTCGACGCGACCGACGAGCAGCTCGACTTCCCGATCCTCTACGGTTCGGGCCGCGATGGCTGGGTTTCGGAGAATCCGGAAGGCCCCAAGGACCAGCGCCTGGCGCCGCTCTTCGACCTCGTGCTGAAGCACGTCCCTGAGCCGACGGTCGAGCCCGGACCGTTCCGCATGATCGGCACGATCCTCGAAGCCAATCCGTTCCTCGGCCGCATCATCACCGGCCGCATCGCGTCCGGCACGTTGAAGTCGAACCAGGCCGTCAAGGTGCTGCACCATGACGGCACGCAGATCGAAACCGGCCGTATCTCCAAGATCCTCGCCTTCCGTGGACTCGAGCGCCAGCCGATCGAGGAAGCGCAGGCGGGCGACATCGTCGCCATCGCGGGCCTTTCCAAGGGCACCGTCGCCGACACGTTCTGCGATCTGTCCGTCAGCGAGCCGATGCAGGCGCAGCCGATCGATCCGCCGACCGTGACCATGTCCTTCATCGTCAACGACAGCCCGCTTGCCGGCACCGAAGGCGACAAGGTGACGAGCCGCGTGATCCGCGACCGCCTGCTCAAGGAAGCCGAAGGCAACGTGGCGCTCAAGATCGAGGAATCGGCCGACAAGGACTCGTTCTACGTGTCCGGCCGTGGCGAGTTGCAGCTTGCCGTTCTGATCGAGACGATGCGCCGCGAAGGCTTCGAACTGGCCGTGTCGCGTCCGCGCGTGGTCATGCAGAAGGACGAGGACGGCAATCTGCTGGAGCCGATCGAGGAAGTCGTCATCGACGTCGATGAAGAACATTCCGGCGTGGTCGTGCAGAAGATGTCGGAGCGCAAGGCCGATATGGTCGAGCTTCGCCCCTCGGGCGGCGATCGCCAGCGCCTCGTCTTCCACGCGCCGACGCGCGGCCTGATCGGCTACCAGTCGGAGCTTCTGACGGACACGCGCGGCACCGCCGTGATGAACCGCCTGTTCCATTCCTACCAGGCCTACAAGGGCGAGCTCGCGGGCCGCACCAACGGCGTCCTGATCTCGAACGAGCAGGGCGAGTCCGTCGCGTTCGCGATGTGGAACCTCGAAGATCGCGGCCCGATGGTCATCGACGCCGGCGTGAAGGTCTATCAGGGCATGATCATCGGCATCCACAGCCGTGACAACGACCTCGAGGTCAACGTCCTCAAGGGCAAGAAGCTGACCAACATCCGTGCTGCCGGCAAGGACGAGGCCGTTCGCCTCACTCCGCCGATCCGCATGACGCTGGAACGCGCGCTGGCCTGGATCCAGGACGACGAGCTGGTCGAGGTGACGCCGAAGACGATCCGCCTGCGCAAGCTCTACCTCGACCCGAACGAGCGCAAGCGCTTCGAAAAGAGCAAGGCCGTCGCCGGCGCTGCCTGA
- a CDS encoding VOC family protein, translating into MQKLQSQGVHHITIVGADRRTSIDFWEGVLGMPFIFEQPNLDRASESHLYFDPGDGRLITIFTDETRKPEPSRTPTDIGCVHHIAFSVSRVTFLQAVSRLDERGITHSGVKDRGFMDSIYFKDPLGLLIELASYRFDPPHGFTHADVLMEAHHLRVARGDYAIAETHLADAIELIIKRSRPSLSEDRVAKNPY; encoded by the coding sequence ATGCAGAAGCTACAGTCACAGGGCGTACACCACATCACCATCGTTGGCGCCGATCGCCGCACCTCGATCGATTTCTGGGAAGGCGTGCTCGGCATGCCCTTTATCTTCGAGCAGCCCAACCTCGACCGCGCCAGCGAAAGCCATCTCTACTTCGATCCCGGCGATGGGCGCCTGATCACGATCTTCACCGACGAAACCCGCAAGCCCGAGCCGTCGCGAACGCCCACCGACATCGGTTGCGTGCACCACATCGCGTTTTCGGTGTCCCGCGTCACCTTCCTGCAGGCCGTAAGCCGGCTGGACGAGCGCGGCATTACGCATTCCGGCGTGAAGGATCGCGGCTTCATGGATTCGATCTATTTCAAGGACCCGCTGGGCCTTCTGATCGAGCTCGCCTCGTATCGCTTCGATCCTCCGCACGGGTTCACCCACGCGGACGTCCTGATGGAAGCGCATCATCTGCGTGTCGCGCGCGGCGATTATGCAATCGCCGAAACTCACCTCGCGGACGCCATCGAGTTGATCATCAAACGCTCACGTCCTTCTCTTTCGGAGGATCGCGTAGCGAAGAACCCTTACTGA
- a CDS encoding M3 family metallopeptidase — translation MSDSAIDLATHPLTHWTGPLGLPDFNALSDDQFAPVFDMALAAHDAEIAAIADNPEAPTIENTLAALELAGDALGRVSAIFWCRSGAHTNPDIQALERAIAPKMSRHFSAIYMNATLFSRIDALYSARDTLGLDAETRRVLEKSWKGFVKSGARLDPAGKTRLAAIGERLASLGAQFGQNVLADEAEWALFLDDGDELAGLPDFLRDAMAEAAEGRGQKGRFAVTLSRSIIEPFLTFSARGDLREQAFKAFTKRGENGGETDNAAIVTETLALRAEKAKLLGYANYAALKLDDTMAKTPEAVMQLLEPVWDRARGKAAADRAELQRIAAAAGSNDAIAASDWRYWQEKLRAEKYAFDEAELKPYLQLDRIIEACFDVASRLFGLIIEEKAGIGAWHPDVRVFDVKNADGSHRATFLADYFNRPSKRSGAWMSSLESGHKLGDGASPIIYNVMNFAKPPKGQPALLSMDDARTLFHEFGHALHGMLTDVTWPSVSGTSVSRDFVELPSQLYEHWLTVPEILEKHAVHFKTGEPMPKALLDKMLAARTFNAGFATVEFTASALVDMAYHSQAEAPADPAAFEAETLASLSMPAEIAMRHRTPHFLHVFSGEGYSAGYYSYMWSEVLDADAFSAFEETGDAFDAATAERLRRHIYAAGGSRDPEELYTTFRGKMPSPDAMMEKRGLL, via the coding sequence ATGAGCGATAGCGCGATCGATCTCGCCACCCATCCGTTGACGCACTGGACCGGGCCGCTCGGCCTGCCGGATTTCAACGCGCTGTCGGACGATCAGTTCGCGCCGGTCTTCGATATGGCGCTCGCCGCGCACGATGCGGAGATCGCGGCGATTGCCGACAATCCCGAAGCGCCGACGATCGAGAATACGCTTGCAGCCCTTGAGCTTGCGGGCGATGCGCTCGGCCGTGTCTCGGCGATCTTCTGGTGCCGGTCGGGCGCCCACACGAACCCAGACATTCAGGCGTTGGAACGCGCCATCGCACCGAAGATGTCGCGTCACTTTTCCGCGATCTACATGAATGCGACGCTGTTTTCGCGCATCGACGCGCTTTACAGCGCGCGCGACACGCTGGGCCTCGATGCCGAGACCAGGCGTGTTCTCGAAAAAAGCTGGAAGGGTTTCGTCAAGTCGGGCGCGAGGCTCGATCCGGCGGGCAAGACGCGTCTGGCCGCGATCGGCGAGCGGCTGGCCTCTCTGGGTGCACAATTCGGGCAGAACGTGCTGGCCGACGAGGCGGAGTGGGCACTGTTCCTCGATGACGGGGACGAGCTTGCCGGCCTGCCGGACTTTCTGCGCGACGCGATGGCGGAAGCCGCCGAAGGACGCGGCCAGAAGGGCCGCTTCGCAGTCACCTTGTCACGCTCGATCATCGAGCCGTTCCTGACCTTTTCCGCCCGCGGCGATCTGCGTGAGCAGGCTTTCAAAGCCTTCACCAAGCGCGGCGAGAATGGCGGCGAGACCGACAATGCCGCGATCGTGACGGAGACGCTGGCGCTGCGCGCGGAAAAGGCGAAGCTGCTCGGCTATGCCAACTATGCGGCGCTCAAGCTCGACGACACGATGGCCAAGACGCCGGAAGCCGTCATGCAGCTTCTGGAGCCTGTGTGGGATCGCGCGCGTGGCAAGGCTGCGGCGGACCGCGCCGAACTCCAGCGGATCGCGGCCGCGGCTGGCAGCAACGATGCGATCGCCGCGTCGGACTGGCGTTACTGGCAGGAGAAGCTGCGCGCTGAAAAGTACGCGTTCGATGAAGCGGAGCTGAAGCCGTATCTGCAACTCGACCGGATCATCGAGGCTTGTTTCGACGTCGCCTCGCGCCTCTTCGGTCTGATCATCGAGGAGAAGGCCGGCATCGGCGCATGGCACCCCGATGTGCGCGTGTTCGACGTCAAGAATGCCGATGGCTCGCACCGTGCGACCTTCCTGGCCGACTATTTCAACCGGCCCTCGAAGCGCTCGGGCGCCTGGATGAGTTCGCTCGAAAGCGGCCACAAGCTCGGCGATGGGGCGTCACCGATCATCTACAACGTCATGAACTTCGCGAAGCCGCCGAAGGGACAGCCCGCGCTGCTCTCGATGGACGATGCGCGCACGCTGTTCCACGAGTTCGGCCATGCGCTGCATGGCATGCTGACGGACGTCACATGGCCTTCGGTGTCGGGCACATCCGTGTCGCGCGATTTCGTGGAGTTGCCGTCGCAGCTTTACGAGCACTGGCTGACGGTGCCTGAAATCCTGGAAAAGCACGCGGTGCATTTCAAGACGGGCGAGCCGATGCCGAAGGCGCTGCTCGACAAGATGCTTGCAGCCCGCACCTTCAATGCAGGCTTTGCCACCGTCGAGTTCACCGCGTCGGCGCTCGTGGACATGGCGTATCATTCGCAAGCCGAAGCGCCGGCCGATCCGGCCGCGTTCGAGGCGGAGACGCTGGCTTCGCTCTCGATGCCGGCCGAGATCGCCATGCGCCATCGCACGCCGCATTTCCTGCATGTCTTTTCGGGCGAGGGCTATTCGGCGGGATACTATTCCTACATGTGGTCGGAGGTGCTCGACGCGGATGCGTTCTCCGCCTTCGAGGAGACCGGCGATGCGTTCGACGCGGCCACCGCAGAAAGGCTGCGCAGGCACATCTACGCGGCCGGCGGATCACGCGATCCGGAGGAGCTCTACACGACTTTCCGGGGCAAGATGCCGTCGCCGGATGCCATGATGGAAAAGCGCGGCCTGCTGTAG
- a CDS encoding MarR family transcriptional regulator, translated as MPRRIDPDTIGFLISDVARLLRAEFDRRTSDAGLGLSPGEARALSHVARAGSVRQSVLAERMGVEAMTLSTYVDKLEARGLVERTPDPSDRRAKLVGITDAAEPVLEDIIRISAALRSDMSGGLAPEKVDELREMLKQIRANLVEMKPECSRKSSAA; from the coding sequence ATGCCCCGCAGAATCGACCCCGACACGATCGGGTTTCTCATCTCCGATGTCGCGCGCCTGCTGCGTGCCGAATTCGACCGCCGCACCAGCGACGCCGGATTGGGCCTGTCGCCGGGCGAAGCGCGCGCGCTGTCTCACGTCGCCCGCGCGGGCTCCGTGCGCCAGTCCGTGCTGGCCGAACGCATGGGCGTCGAGGCCATGACGCTGTCGACCTATGTCGACAAGCTCGAGGCGCGCGGCCTCGTCGAGCGCACGCCAGACCCGTCCGACCGCCGCGCCAAGCTCGTCGGCATCACCGACGCCGCCGAACCTGTCCTTGAGGACATCATCAGGATCAGTGCCGCGCTCCGGTCCGACATGTCGGGCGGCCTGGCACCGGAAAAGGTCGACGAACTGCGCGAGATGCTCAAGCAGATCCGCGCCAACCTCGTCGAGATGAAGCCCGAATGCTCCAGGAAGAGCAGCGCGGCATGA